Proteins encoded within one genomic window of Bradyrhizobium sp. AZCC 1719:
- a CDS encoding HlyD family type I secretion periplasmic adaptor subunit: MKNFDHGHTDERVVRRRIGGADDEIVAPQGQALILELQRLRQAFELDNLPDQRPPLRRPANDEPRPGARRSRPARPKRSKKKGKMGRVLDWLGPFGSRSDVLDAEPPAPRGGRVAREPQFMAPPPAAGARGNPWSNERQARGPIIAPDDPSLMNMPRSRPELLQIDDRREPPRIEAPQLAPPAPAGAVPRERSVTRVVRNGLTAGAAFLANRDGSADVADAPGESIVLRAARAFERELRTGLRALLVVGGLAGGWMAFVPLSGAVVVPGNLVVQSNVKTIQHPTGGVVAQIPVHNGMRVNAGDLLLRLDSTQAQASLQVVSKQLDEMRAKIARLTAERDGLPRPAIPAEMSARLDDPGVKTLLASEASLFRARVTARESQKELLQSKVTQLGDEIVGLDAQVASKAKQLELITGELTGVQDLFDKRLVPLARLTTLQRESARIEGERGQLISTIAETKNKIDEAKLQMVRLDQDVRTEVVKELGEAQGKEAELSERSIAARDVLERIEMRAPTSGVIHQLTVHTIGGVIRGGDTVMEVVPDSDDLQIEARLQPNDIDQVRKGQQAFVRFSAFNQRVTPQLIGQVSYVSPDTTRDQQTGTSYFTVRIMLPEEERRRLAGLQLSSGMPAEVFMQTGSRTMLSYLFKPILDQFQRAFVER, translated from the coding sequence ATGAAGAATTTCGATCACGGACACACTGATGAAAGAGTGGTGCGACGCCGGATCGGCGGAGCGGACGACGAGATCGTGGCGCCGCAAGGCCAGGCGCTGATCCTCGAACTGCAGCGATTGCGGCAGGCGTTCGAGCTCGACAATCTGCCGGACCAGCGGCCGCCGCTTCGTCGTCCGGCGAATGACGAACCACGTCCGGGCGCGCGGCGTTCGCGTCCCGCCCGGCCGAAGCGGTCGAAGAAAAAGGGCAAGATGGGACGGGTGCTGGATTGGCTCGGCCCCTTTGGGTCCCGGTCCGACGTTCTCGATGCCGAACCTCCGGCGCCGCGCGGCGGACGCGTCGCGCGTGAGCCGCAATTCATGGCTCCGCCACCGGCGGCCGGCGCGCGCGGCAATCCGTGGTCGAACGAACGGCAGGCGCGCGGTCCAATCATCGCGCCGGACGATCCGTCGCTCATGAACATGCCGAGGTCGAGACCGGAGCTTTTGCAGATCGACGACCGGCGGGAGCCGCCTCGCATCGAGGCGCCCCAATTGGCGCCGCCGGCCCCTGCGGGCGCCGTGCCGCGCGAGCGTTCCGTGACGCGGGTCGTCCGCAATGGGCTGACCGCAGGGGCTGCCTTCCTTGCCAACCGCGACGGGTCGGCTGATGTAGCGGACGCGCCGGGCGAGAGCATCGTGCTGCGGGCGGCGCGCGCCTTCGAGCGTGAATTGCGCACGGGCTTGCGGGCGCTGCTTGTCGTCGGCGGGCTGGCAGGCGGCTGGATGGCATTCGTGCCGCTGTCGGGCGCGGTCGTGGTGCCGGGCAATCTGGTGGTGCAGTCCAACGTCAAGACCATCCAGCATCCGACCGGCGGTGTGGTCGCGCAGATTCCGGTCCACAACGGCATGCGGGTCAACGCCGGCGATCTGTTGCTGCGGCTGGATTCGACGCAGGCGCAAGCCAGCCTGCAGGTGGTGAGCAAGCAGCTCGATGAAATGCGGGCGAAGATCGCGAGGCTGACCGCCGAGCGCGACGGTCTGCCCCGGCCGGCGATACCGGCCGAGATGTCGGCGCGGCTTGACGATCCCGGTGTCAAAACGTTGCTGGCCTCCGAGGCTTCGCTGTTCAGGGCGCGGGTGACGGCGCGCGAGAGCCAGAAGGAGCTGTTGCAGAGCAAGGTAACGCAGCTTGGCGACGAGATCGTCGGCCTCGACGCGCAGGTTGCGTCCAAGGCCAAGCAACTGGAACTGATCACCGGCGAACTCACCGGCGTTCAGGACCTTTTCGACAAGCGTCTGGTACCGCTGGCGCGGCTCACGACCCTGCAGCGCGAGAGCGCGAGAATCGAAGGCGAGCGCGGCCAGCTAATCTCCACGATCGCCGAGACCAAAAACAAGATCGACGAGGCAAAGCTTCAGATGGTCAGGCTCGACCAGGACGTACGGACGGAGGTGGTCAAGGAGCTCGGCGAGGCGCAGGGCAAGGAGGCCGAACTCAGCGAACGAAGCATCGCGGCACGCGACGTGCTCGAGCGCATCGAGATGCGCGCGCCGACGTCGGGCGTGATTCATCAGCTTACCGTGCACACCATCGGCGGAGTCATTCGCGGCGGCGACACCGTCATGGAAGTGGTGCCGGATTCCGACGATCTGCAAATCGAGGCGCGGTTGCAGCCGAACGATATCGATCAGGTGCGCAAGGGCCAGCAGGCTTTCGTCCGCTTTTCGGCCTTCAACCAGCGGGTGACGCCGCAATTGATCGGTCAGGTGTCGTACGTCTCGCCCGACACCACCCGCGACCAGCAGACCGGCACGTCCTATTTCACGGTCCGGATCATGCTGCCGGAAGAGGAGCGCCGCCGGCTCGCCGGGCTGCAGCTCAGCTCGGGCATGCCCGCGGAAGTGTTCATGCAGACCGGCAGCCGGACCATGCTCAGCTACCTTTTCAAGCCGATTCTGGATCAGTTCCAGCGCGCCTTCGTCGAGCGGTAA
- a CDS encoding type I secretion system permease/ATPase, with the protein MIGVAVFSGVINILMLSGSLYMLQVYDRVIPSRNLATLFGLSLMVLFAYLVQGYFDAMRSRMLCRVATLFDAGLQGSIHSALATLPLRGVKPVLMQQPLRDLDQVRTFMSGMGPTAFLDMPWIPVFLIGLFLFHPAIGFTALLGTAAIIAMTLLTERISRNSAKAAMDMNAQRQVLADATQRNAEIVRALGMTDRLTARWSQANERYLQENIRATDVYANLGSAAKVLRYILQSGMLGIGAYLVVVDKASGGVMIASSILMGRALAPVEIALGTWKQLAAARQGLARLRDICKATAPPPAPPVMLPRPCRELSVQNLAVAAPGFDMPIVSGVTFSLKAGAGLALLGASASGKTSLSKALVGIWPAHRGAVRLDGASLDQWRNEDLGRHVGYLPQDVGLFDGTVAENICRFDEHATSDAILKAAQIAGVHDIILRLPEGYATRIGAGGISLSAGQKQRVGLARAVFGDPFLIVLDEPNANLDADGENALTRAIAIMRQNKSIVVVISHRPSALSALDMTMVLYEGKAIAFGPREEVFARVRNANGKGAPGSPPGPPQAKADQRASLAESVSS; encoded by the coding sequence ATGATCGGCGTCGCCGTATTCAGCGGCGTCATCAACATCCTGATGCTGTCGGGCTCACTCTATATGCTGCAGGTGTACGATCGGGTAATTCCGAGCCGTAACCTCGCGACCCTGTTCGGCCTGTCCCTGATGGTGCTGTTCGCCTACCTGGTGCAGGGATATTTCGACGCGATGCGGTCGCGGATGCTGTGCCGGGTCGCTACGCTGTTCGATGCCGGCCTGCAAGGCTCGATCCATTCGGCGCTCGCCACCTTGCCGCTGCGCGGCGTCAAGCCGGTCCTGATGCAGCAGCCGCTGCGCGATCTCGACCAGGTGCGCACCTTCATGTCGGGCATGGGGCCGACCGCATTCCTGGACATGCCGTGGATCCCGGTCTTTCTGATCGGGCTGTTTCTGTTTCACCCCGCCATCGGCTTCACGGCGTTGCTGGGTACTGCGGCGATCATTGCGATGACCTTGCTGACCGAGCGGATCTCGCGCAATTCGGCCAAGGCGGCGATGGACATGAACGCGCAGCGCCAGGTGCTGGCGGATGCGACGCAGCGCAACGCGGAAATCGTCCGCGCGCTCGGCATGACGGATCGGTTGACGGCGCGCTGGTCGCAGGCGAATGAGCGCTACCTGCAGGAAAACATCCGCGCCACCGACGTCTATGCCAATCTCGGCTCGGCCGCGAAGGTGCTGCGCTACATTCTGCAATCGGGAATGCTCGGTATCGGCGCCTATCTCGTCGTGGTCGACAAGGCGTCGGGCGGCGTCATGATCGCGTCGTCGATCCTGATGGGGCGCGCGCTCGCCCCGGTTGAAATCGCGCTCGGCACCTGGAAGCAACTGGCCGCCGCCCGCCAGGGCCTCGCCCGTCTGCGCGACATCTGCAAGGCGACCGCGCCGCCTCCGGCGCCGCCGGTCATGCTGCCGCGCCCCTGCCGCGAATTGTCCGTGCAGAATCTCGCGGTGGCGGCGCCCGGCTTCGACATGCCGATCGTGTCTGGCGTTACGTTTTCGCTCAAGGCCGGTGCGGGGCTGGCGCTGCTCGGCGCCAGCGCGTCGGGCAAGACTTCGCTTTCCAAGGCGCTGGTTGGAATCTGGCCGGCGCATCGCGGCGCGGTGCGGCTTGACGGCGCCTCCCTCGATCAATGGCGCAACGAGGATCTCGGCCGGCACGTCGGCTATCTGCCGCAGGACGTCGGCTTGTTTGACGGCACTGTGGCGGAGAACATCTGCCGTTTCGACGAACACGCAACTTCCGACGCCATCCTAAAAGCTGCCCAGATCGCCGGCGTCCATGACATCATCCTGCGCCTGCCGGAAGGTTATGCGACGCGAATAGGGGCGGGCGGCATCTCGCTGTCGGCTGGACAGAAGCAGCGCGTTGGGCTGGCGCGGGCGGTATTCGGCGATCCGTTTCTGATTGTTCTCGACGAGCCCAACGCCAATCTGGATGCCGACGGTGAGAACGCCTTGACCCGCGCCATCGCCATCATGCGCCAGAACAAATCCATCGTCGTCGTCATCTCGCACCGCCCGAGCGCGCTTTCCGCGCTTGATATGACGATGGTGCTCTATGAGGGCAAGGCGATCGCGTTCGGCCCGCGCGAAGAAGTCTTCGCGCGCGTCCGCAACGCCAACGGCAAGGGGGCGCCGGGATCGCCGCCAGGCCCACCGCAGGCAAAGGCAGATCAGCGCGCTTCGCTTGCCGAGAGTGTTTCATCATGA
- a CDS encoding ethylbenzene dehydrogenase-related protein, whose amino-acid sequence MRQRKTDYGTIILHWTFVAAFAVALVTGLRIATETPDRTWINWFDAVLPRDSVWIAHMQAAVVLVAVAIGYVVYMLRSGLGRRVQLDKVRLRGLFGRGQARLSAVIALMYWIFFVTMFGLLVSGGALYFGFYSGYDVAMLHWMGTWVILAFVALHVLTQYKSGGISQLLRIFRPAPLPAPPPRLDAVELLGLLAERSARPPESEDPPPEVASHPLQPGAEARRDRTREPDPAPRSHAGPSRSRNPTLQANPFLVAAAAAITGASLLVATDRLAVDGVQIRRINPADAPVLDGDTSDRAWRGVKPFSLLTGEGGNFDGKGETRIEIRAVHDGTYAYFLFTWEDSTRSLKHLPLVKQADGWHLLHSGFQLGDEHQYNEDKFSVLLTTSDVTLAGGRTFHPGPQPVAGAPATMSGRGLHYTASGYADVWQWKATSGATGWMDDTHFGPPLDPTPMQAANVVPYKGGFAPDPGTANYRDNFTVEADTSGGPRRSRLIAPLRLPKAVADTTNAMGDIDLDPNHGESDGARWFMTEQDSLPYSTNVDARIPTGTVIPGVILGGEFSGDRADIRSAARWASGHWALEVKRRLDTTSQFDVPIKTGIFMRVAAFDHSQIRHTRHVRPIRIEVE is encoded by the coding sequence GTGAGGCAGCGTAAGACGGACTATGGGACCATCATTCTACACTGGACGTTCGTGGCTGCATTCGCCGTTGCGCTCGTCACCGGCTTACGCATTGCGACGGAAACGCCCGACCGGACCTGGATCAACTGGTTCGACGCCGTGCTGCCGCGCGACAGCGTTTGGATCGCCCATATGCAGGCGGCGGTCGTCCTGGTCGCCGTGGCGATCGGCTACGTCGTCTACATGCTGCGCTCCGGCCTCGGACGCCGCGTCCAGCTCGACAAGGTTCGCCTGCGCGGATTGTTCGGCCGCGGACAGGCCAGGTTGAGCGCCGTGATCGCTCTGATGTACTGGATTTTCTTCGTCACGATGTTCGGTTTGCTGGTCAGCGGCGGCGCGCTCTATTTCGGCTTCTACTCCGGCTACGACGTGGCGATGCTGCATTGGATGGGGACCTGGGTGATCCTCGCCTTTGTCGCCCTTCATGTCCTCACCCAATACAAAAGCGGCGGCATCTCGCAACTGCTGCGCATCTTTCGTCCAGCTCCACTGCCGGCGCCGCCGCCGCGGCTCGATGCCGTCGAGCTCTTGGGACTGCTGGCCGAGCGATCGGCGCGCCCGCCGGAATCCGAAGACCCACCGCCCGAGGTTGCATCGCATCCACTGCAGCCCGGCGCAGAGGCGCGCCGCGATCGGACGCGTGAGCCGGATCCGGCGCCGCGATCCCATGCCGGGCCTTCGAGATCGCGAAACCCGACCCTGCAAGCCAATCCGTTCCTCGTGGCGGCCGCCGCTGCGATCACCGGCGCTTCGCTCCTCGTGGCTACCGATCGGCTGGCGGTGGACGGTGTTCAGATCCGCCGCATCAATCCCGCCGACGCGCCGGTCCTCGACGGCGACACGTCCGATCGGGCCTGGCGCGGCGTCAAGCCGTTCTCGCTATTGACCGGAGAAGGCGGAAATTTCGACGGCAAGGGCGAAACCAGAATCGAAATTCGCGCGGTGCATGACGGCACCTATGCCTATTTCCTCTTCACCTGGGAAGATTCGACGCGCTCGCTAAAGCACCTGCCGCTCGTCAAGCAGGCCGATGGATGGCACCTGCTTCATTCCGGCTTTCAGCTTGGCGACGAGCATCAGTACAACGAAGACAAGTTTTCGGTGCTGCTGACCACGTCGGATGTCACGCTCGCGGGCGGGCGAACCTTTCATCCCGGGCCGCAGCCGGTCGCCGGCGCGCCGGCCACCATGAGCGGCCGCGGACTGCATTACACGGCATCCGGCTATGCCGACGTCTGGCAGTGGAAGGCCACGAGCGGCGCGACCGGATGGATGGACGATACCCATTTCGGGCCGCCGCTCGATCCGACCCCGATGCAGGCGGCAAACGTCGTTCCGTACAAGGGCGGCTTCGCGCCTGACCCCGGCACGGCAAACTACCGGGACAATTTCACCGTCGAGGCCGACACGTCAGGCGGTCCGCGCCGCAGCCGGCTGATCGCTCCGCTGCGCCTGCCCAAAGCCGTCGCCGACACGACGAACGCGATGGGCGATATCGACCTCGATCCCAATCACGGCGAAAGCGACGGCGCGCGCTGGTTCATGACTGAGCAGGATTCCCTGCCGTATTCGACCAACGTCGACGCCCGCATCCCAACAGGGACCGTGATCCCGGGCGTCATCCTGGGCGGCGAATTTTCAGGCGACCGCGCCGACATCAGAAGCGCAGCCCGCTGGGCTTCCGGCCACTGGGCGCTCGAGGTGAAGCGTCGGCTCGACACCACAAGCCAGTTCGACGTGCCGATCAAGACCGGCATCTTCATGCGGGTTGCCGCTTTCGACCACAGCCAGATCAGACATACACGGCACGTCCGTCCTATTCGTATCGAGGTGGAATAA
- a CDS encoding 2Fe-2S iron-sulfur cluster-binding protein, with translation MSRICKVTVNNEPYLANRGELLLDWALMNGVDLPHDCRSGICGACRVRLVDGQVFGGHSRGDDMIHACQARIVSDLEIAIEAAPEPVALSAEVAQTVQLAPDVVGVDIELPKPLDYLPGQYCKLQFQGFPARSYSPTYPLEGRPHDRILHFHIRKVADGLVSSALGHDIRPGHRVKLTGPYGRAFFRQGHAGRIVLVASGTGFAPMWSVAVAAIMEQPQREMVFVVVARSIRSLYMHAALCRLALFPNVTLIPMVSEPQNISHAVRSGRPTDHLPKLTPDDVVYTAGAPAMTDAVARIAKAAGARCYTDPFVQEPRTVEQAGLMSRLTGWLNEPKSGPIPPQPAREESADRRSAGAARAFR, from the coding sequence ATGTCAAGGATTTGCAAAGTCACTGTTAACAACGAGCCGTATTTGGCCAATCGCGGCGAGCTTCTGCTCGACTGGGCGTTGATGAACGGGGTCGATCTTCCGCATGATTGCCGTTCCGGAATTTGCGGCGCCTGCCGCGTGCGGCTCGTCGACGGCCAGGTATTCGGCGGCCATAGCCGGGGCGACGACATGATCCATGCCTGCCAGGCCCGAATCGTCTCCGATCTCGAAATTGCGATCGAGGCAGCTCCCGAGCCGGTGGCGCTGTCGGCGGAAGTGGCGCAGACCGTTCAGCTCGCGCCTGATGTGGTGGGTGTCGACATCGAGCTGCCGAAGCCGCTCGACTATCTTCCCGGCCAGTACTGCAAGCTGCAGTTTCAGGGATTCCCGGCAAGGTCCTACAGCCCGACCTATCCGCTGGAAGGCCGGCCCCACGATCGCATCCTGCACTTTCACATCCGAAAGGTCGCGGACGGCCTGGTATCCTCGGCACTCGGCCATGACATCCGCCCCGGCCATCGCGTCAAGTTGACGGGGCCGTACGGCCGCGCCTTCTTCAGGCAAGGCCATGCCGGGCGCATCGTTCTCGTCGCCAGCGGCACCGGTTTCGCTCCGATGTGGTCGGTCGCGGTCGCTGCGATCATGGAGCAGCCGCAGCGCGAAATGGTCTTCGTGGTGGTGGCAAGGAGCATCCGTTCGCTCTACATGCACGCGGCGCTGTGCCGGCTGGCGTTGTTTCCCAACGTCACGCTGATTCCGATGGTATCGGAGCCGCAAAATATCTCGCACGCCGTTCGCAGCGGTCGGCCAACCGATCATTTGCCAAAACTCACGCCCGATGACGTGGTCTACACCGCGGGCGCGCCGGCGATGACCGATGCGGTGGCGCGGATTGCGAAGGCTGCGGGCGCCCGATGCTACACCGATCCCTTTGTGCAGGAGCCGCGGACGGTGGAGCAGGCAGGCCTGATGTCGCGCCTCACCGGCTGGCTCAACGAGCCCAAGAGCGGCCCCATCCCGCCGCAGCCGGCGCGAGAGGAAAGTGCCGACCGCCGTTCGGCCGGGGCAGCCAGAGCGTTCCGCTAG
- a CDS encoding PepSY-associated TM helix domain-containing protein — MTAATRSLRRWGLVHKWTSLICTLFMLMLCITGLPLIFHEEIDDLLHSQVKPAEVPAGTPSANLDQLLANALKHTPGEVPHFLVWDRDDPNAMFVSVGKSITSDPSQNRFVRMDAHTAAFLDAPDVTGRFTYIMLKLHTDMFVGLAGKLFLGLMGILFCIAIISGIVVYAPSMRKLNFGTYRSKRTRIVRWLDLHNLAGILLVMWTLVVGFTGVINTWADLVVKLWQFGQLAEMTAQYRDRAPPARLASLHSAVDVAAKAVPGMQPSFVAFPGTIFSSKSHYAVFLRGNTPVTSRLLKPALIDAETGQLTDTRDMPWYVSTLFISQPLHFGDYGGMPLKVLWAVLDILTIVVLVTGVYLWMRRRKSGVSVERAIARPSAIDASVATS, encoded by the coding sequence TTGACGGCAGCGACAAGATCTTTACGGCGATGGGGACTCGTCCACAAATGGACGAGCCTGATCTGCACGCTCTTCATGCTGATGCTGTGCATCACCGGCCTGCCGCTGATCTTCCATGAAGAGATCGACGACCTGCTGCACAGCCAGGTCAAGCCTGCCGAAGTGCCGGCAGGAACACCGTCGGCCAACCTGGATCAGTTGCTCGCCAATGCGCTCAAGCACACGCCGGGCGAGGTGCCGCACTTCCTTGTCTGGGATCGTGACGATCCCAACGCGATGTTCGTGAGCGTCGGCAAGTCGATTACGTCCGACCCCAGTCAGAATCGCTTCGTCCGCATGGATGCGCATACGGCGGCATTCCTGGACGCTCCCGACGTCACTGGCCGCTTCACCTATATCATGCTGAAGCTGCACACGGACATGTTCGTGGGCCTCGCGGGAAAGCTCTTTCTTGGCTTGATGGGGATACTGTTCTGCATAGCCATCATCTCCGGGATTGTCGTTTATGCGCCCTCGATGAGGAAGTTGAATTTTGGGACCTACCGCAGCAAGCGCACGCGGATTGTCCGATGGCTGGACTTGCACAACCTGGCCGGCATTTTGCTGGTGATGTGGACGCTCGTGGTGGGTTTTACCGGCGTGATCAACACCTGGGCCGATCTGGTGGTCAAGCTATGGCAGTTCGGTCAGCTTGCTGAGATGACCGCGCAGTACCGCGATCGGGCGCCGCCTGCGCGCTTGGCGTCGCTTCACTCCGCCGTGGATGTTGCCGCCAAGGCAGTTCCCGGTATGCAGCCGAGCTTCGTGGCGTTTCCGGGCACAATCTTCAGCAGCAAGAGCCACTATGCGGTCTTCTTGCGTGGCAATACGCCGGTCACGTCGAGGCTTCTGAAGCCAGCGCTTATTGACGCCGAGACGGGCCAATTGACTGACACTCGCGACATGCCGTGGTACGTCTCCACACTGTTTATTTCGCAACCCCTGCATTTCGGTGATTATGGAGGAATGCCGCTGAAAGTGCTGTGGGCCGTCCTCGATATCCTTACGATCGTGGTCCTGGTTACGGGCGTCTATCTTTGGATGCGCAGGCGGAAATCCGGCGTGAGCGTTGAGCGTGCAATTGCGCGGCCGTCGGCCATCGACGCTTCGGTTGCTACGTCGTAA
- a CDS encoding TonB-dependent siderophore receptor: MMALCLVLGDTSSAQSSLPPVTVDAPTPQAARPTQPSRRAARSQGATRRVVAPARQQNVESGARGAAGERANGPVVGYLASQSATGTKTDTPILTTPQSISVVTKDQIQDQGAQNITEALRYTPGVTVQSFGANAFFDSFKLRGFDAPRYLDGLRLPADNTTFAIPRIETYGLERLEVLKGPSSGLYGQSDPGGLINMVSKRPTSTPQYEIVGSFGSFERFQGAFDIGGPIDKNGEFLYRIVGLGRDSNSQTDFVQDNKLFIAPSFTWRPTLDTSFTILSQYQNVENKGYQQYVPGEVSFLPNPNGRIPYSRYLGVPGADGYNLEQFAVGYAFEHRFDNNLQFRQNFRYTDVGNDLASVRTEGMVTDRLVARTYNYVKARAANVALDNQLQADFMTGPLTHKVLVGVDYFNLWANTDYRSAGIAPIDAYSPVYNAAIPSFASLAPFILRDDRLSQAGVYLQDQIKLDRWTLTVSGRQDWASTDFTSRSVYPPPGTYARDDSAQTGRVGLNYLFDVGLSPYVSYSTSFTPNLGADSAGQSFKPTTGEGAEVGVKFKPNGSNFMITAALFDIRQKDVLTQDPANFFFNVQTDAVRVRGFELELKGNLTRELEIVAGYSHLDPRVTSSIAGYAGKYMMSTARDQGAVWGKYTWYDGPLAGLGLGAGVRYVGETYGDNFNTFVIPSYALLDAAVSYDFAYARPDWKGWKAQINVTNLTNHFYVASCLTGLPYCGLGNARTVLGTLKYTWN, encoded by the coding sequence ATGATGGCGCTTTGCCTGGTACTTGGCGACACGAGTTCGGCTCAGTCTAGTTTGCCGCCTGTCACGGTCGATGCACCGACGCCGCAAGCAGCTCGTCCAACGCAACCTTCAAGAAGAGCTGCGCGCTCGCAGGGCGCGACGCGGCGGGTCGTTGCGCCGGCGCGGCAGCAGAACGTGGAATCCGGTGCTCGCGGCGCGGCTGGTGAACGCGCCAACGGACCCGTGGTTGGTTATCTTGCCAGCCAAAGTGCGACCGGTACCAAGACCGATACGCCGATTCTGACGACGCCACAGTCGATCTCGGTGGTGACGAAGGATCAGATACAGGACCAGGGCGCCCAGAACATCACCGAAGCGCTGCGCTATACACCCGGCGTCACGGTGCAAAGCTTTGGCGCAAACGCCTTCTTCGATTCCTTCAAGCTGAGGGGCTTCGATGCTCCACGCTACCTGGATGGCTTGCGGTTGCCGGCTGACAATACGACGTTCGCCATCCCGCGAATTGAAACTTACGGCCTGGAACGATTGGAGGTCCTGAAGGGACCCTCGTCAGGTCTGTACGGTCAGTCCGACCCGGGCGGTCTGATCAACATGGTGAGCAAGCGGCCGACCTCGACACCGCAATACGAGATTGTGGGTTCGTTCGGATCTTTCGAACGCTTCCAGGGCGCGTTCGACATCGGCGGCCCGATCGACAAGAATGGCGAGTTCCTCTATCGCATCGTCGGCCTTGGTCGCGACAGCAACAGCCAGACCGACTTCGTCCAGGACAACAAGCTCTTCATCGCACCCAGCTTCACCTGGCGTCCGACGCTCGATACGAGCTTCACTATTCTTTCGCAGTATCAGAACGTTGAGAACAAAGGCTATCAGCAATATGTTCCCGGAGAGGTCTCCTTCCTGCCCAATCCAAACGGACGTATTCCTTACAGCCGCTATCTCGGCGTTCCCGGCGCTGACGGCTATAATCTCGAGCAGTTCGCGGTCGGCTACGCGTTTGAGCACCGGTTCGACAACAACCTCCAGTTCCGGCAAAATTTCCGCTACACCGACGTCGGCAACGATCTGGCTTCCGTCCGCACCGAGGGTATGGTGACGGATCGTCTTGTTGCCCGCACCTACAACTATGTGAAGGCGCGCGCTGCCAACGTCGCACTCGACAATCAGTTGCAGGCTGACTTCATGACGGGGCCGCTCACCCACAAGGTTCTCGTCGGCGTCGATTATTTCAATCTATGGGCCAACACGGACTATCGGTCAGCCGGTATCGCGCCGATTGACGCTTACAGTCCGGTCTATAATGCAGCAATTCCGAGCTTCGCATCCCTGGCCCCGTTCATCCTTCGTGATGACAGGCTGTCGCAGGCCGGCGTTTATCTGCAGGATCAGATCAAGCTGGACCGGTGGACGTTGACCGTGAGCGGTCGACAGGACTGGGCAAGTACCGATTTCACCAGCAGGTCGGTCTATCCGCCGCCCGGTACTTATGCGCGTGACGACTCGGCGCAGACCGGCCGGGTTGGCCTCAATTATTTGTTCGACGTCGGCTTGTCGCCCTATGTCAGCTACTCGACGTCGTTCACGCCGAACCTCGGGGCCGATAGCGCCGGCCAGTCGTTCAAGCCCACGACGGGTGAGGGCGCCGAAGTCGGCGTCAAGTTCAAGCCCAACGGATCGAACTTCATGATCACGGCGGCGCTCTTCGACATCCGTCAAAAGGATGTGCTGACCCAGGATCCGGCCAATTTCTTCTTCAACGTGCAGACGGACGCGGTGCGGGTGCGCGGCTTTGAGCTCGAACTCAAGGGCAACCTCACCCGCGAGCTGGAGATCGTGGCGGGGTACAGCCATCTCGATCCGCGCGTGACCTCAAGCATCGCGGGCTATGCCGGCAAATACATGATGAGCACGGCTCGGGATCAGGGCGCTGTCTGGGGCAAGTATACCTGGTACGACGGCCCGCTCGCCGGACTTGGGCTCGGTGCCGGCGTTCGCTATGTCGGCGAAACCTACGGCGACAACTTCAATACCTTCGTCATTCCGTCCTATGCTCTGCTCGACGCGGCCGTCAGCTATGACTTCGCCTATGCGCGGCCGGACTGGAAGGGATGGAAGGCGCAGATTAACGTGACGAACCTGACCAACCACTTCTACGTGGCATCCTGTTTGACCGGTCTGCCCTATTGCGGTCTCGGCAATGCGCGTACGGTCCTCGGCACGCTGAAATATACCTGGAACTAG
- a CDS encoding MBL fold metallo-hydrolase: MPLWTCEQCGAQFPESAAPPAACPVCEDERQYVNWKGQSWLTREELAQHHNLVWRDDLGIPGIGLKPSFAIGQRALLVRKTDGCVMWDCVPLATPEAIDYVRSLGGLKAIAVSHPHYYGAVADWSEAFGGVPVYLHGDDRAFVTRPHRSIVPWTGDSHRLSDDILLVRTGGHFAGGTVLHWRAGAEGRGALLTGDVAMVAMDRRSLSFMYSYPNYIPLNAAAVRRIARAVEPLAFDRIYGAWWGRNIADNAKAAFEMSVRRYIAAISEG, encoded by the coding sequence ATGCCGCTATGGACCTGCGAACAATGTGGCGCCCAGTTTCCCGAAAGTGCTGCGCCACCGGCCGCGTGCCCGGTCTGCGAGGACGAGCGGCAATATGTGAACTGGAAGGGACAGTCGTGGCTCACGCGCGAGGAATTGGCACAACATCACAACCTCGTCTGGCGTGACGATCTCGGCATTCCCGGCATCGGACTCAAGCCGAGTTTTGCGATCGGTCAGCGCGCGCTGCTCGTGCGCAAAACGGATGGCTGCGTGATGTGGGATTGCGTGCCGTTAGCCACGCCCGAGGCGATCGACTACGTCCGTTCGCTCGGTGGCTTGAAGGCGATTGCCGTTTCGCACCCGCATTACTATGGCGCGGTCGCCGACTGGAGCGAAGCGTTCGGCGGCGTGCCGGTCTATCTGCATGGCGACGACCGCGCTTTCGTCACGCGGCCGCATCGGTCAATCGTGCCATGGACCGGCGACAGCCACCGGCTCTCGGACGATATCCTGCTGGTGCGGACCGGCGGACATTTTGCCGGCGGCACGGTTCTGCATTGGCGCGCCGGCGCGGAGGGCCGTGGTGCATTGCTCACCGGCGATGTCGCGATGGTGGCGATGGACCGCCGCTCTCTCAGCTTCATGTACAGCTATCCGAATTACATCCCGCTCAATGCCGCAGCCGTGCGCCGGATCGCACGTGCGGTCGAGCCGCTGGCATTCGATCGCATCTACGGTGCATGGTGGGGCCGCAACATCGCCGACAATGCAAAGGCGGCGTTCGAAATGTCCGTTCGGCGGTATATCGCAGCGATCTCGGAAGGATAA